The proteins below come from a single Leptospiraceae bacterium genomic window:
- a CDS encoding DDE-type integrase/transposase/recombinase, giving the protein MLGISVSRINNTDLVYRTLEKAISKRDDLSKYIHHTDSDVRYCSSKYVKLVEKSQMKISMCRGNAYENAHSESFNKTLKRQEINIHQCNSIEEAEKVFLNLL; this is encoded by the coding sequence ATTTTAGGAATATCTGTTTCTAGAATAAATAATACAGATCTTGTTTATCGAACTTTGGAAAAAGCTATCAGTAAAAGAGATGACCTCTCTAAGTATATACATCACACTGATAGTGATGTTAGATATTGTTCCAGTAAATATGTAAAACTTGTAGAGAAGTCCCAAATGAAAATCTCTATGTGTAGAGGCAATGCTTATGAAAACGCACATTCAGAATCATTTAATAAAACTTTGAAGAGACAGGAAATTAATATTCATCAATGCAACTCCATAGAAGAAGCAGAAAAAGTATTCTTGAATTTGCTGTAA
- a CDS encoding transposase, giving the protein MQIGRNRVQRLMRENQLNCRAKKAYYSGSTNSKHHLRKYSNLLIEADIQEYPVIVGDVTAFDIKGKNHYCAHL; this is encoded by the coding sequence ATGCAGATCGGAAGGAACCGAGTGCAGAGATTAATGCGCGAAAATCAGCTAAATTGCAGGGCGAAAAAGGCATATTACTCTGGAAGCACAAATTCAAAACACCATTTACGAAAATACTCAAACCTACTAATAGAAGCGGATATTCAAGAGTATCCAGTCATAGTTGGTGACGTAACTGCTTTCGATATAAAAGGTAAAAATCATTATTGTGCACATTTATGA
- a CDS encoding transposase: MIKRKNFSNEFKEKIVLEYTSGQSSAAQIAQREGITSQTVRDWGKAFNNKKFQSMNSTEFSLRKRVAELESALAEASLTIHILKKKEEIEKKYNISGK, from the coding sequence ATGATAAAACGTAAGAATTTTAGCAATGAGTTTAAAGAGAAAATAGTGCTTGAATATACTTCAGGACAAAGCTCAGCAGCACAAATAGCACAGAGGGAAGGTATAACATCGCAGACTGTTCGTGATTGGGGAAAGGCATTCAATAATAAAAAATTTCAGAGTATGAATTCAACAGAATTTTCACTGAGAAAGCGAGTAGCAGAATTAGAAAGTGCGTTAGCTGAAGCATCTCTGACAATCCACATATTAAAAAAAAAAGAGGAAATAGAGAAGAAATACAATATAAGCGGAAAATAA
- a CDS encoding RluA family pseudouridine synthase, translated as MIIKTQVQDDQNDLRLDVFLAQTTGDDISRTSIQKWIKEGYIKQENESKSTKLKANFKVSTGEVFEITIPPKPKLNLSPVEMPIEIIYEEDEFVIINKPAGIASHGGPGDDSPSLVNGLLYYFKNLSQIGGEIRPGIVHRLDKPTSGLMIIAKTDKAHIKLSSMFQKREVEKTYYAWLVQTPQLPEGRIELPLGRHPTERLKMCVRKDGRKAITTYKIIKSISSRKSRNYSLAEIKIETGRTHQIRVHFQNMGCPVVGDMLYSRTGNEFSNYGLLLFSQTIKFKHPFKRKIIDITLPFPERFTRFEKEAEFR; from the coding sequence ATGATAATAAAAACCCAAGTACAAGATGATCAAAATGACCTCCGCCTAGATGTATTTCTAGCTCAAACCACTGGAGACGATATTTCCAGGACTTCTATCCAAAAATGGATAAAAGAAGGATACATAAAACAAGAGAACGAGTCAAAATCTACCAAGTTAAAGGCAAATTTTAAGGTTAGCACAGGCGAAGTATTCGAAATCACAATTCCGCCAAAACCAAAACTCAATTTATCTCCAGTTGAGATGCCGATTGAAATAATTTACGAAGAGGATGAATTTGTAATTATCAATAAACCTGCAGGAATCGCTTCCCATGGTGGTCCGGGCGATGATTCTCCTAGTCTTGTAAATGGACTTCTTTACTATTTCAAAAATCTATCCCAAATTGGTGGAGAAATTCGGCCGGGTATTGTTCATAGGTTAGACAAACCAACCTCTGGTCTGATGATTATAGCAAAAACAGATAAAGCACATATTAAACTTTCGAGTATGTTTCAAAAAAGAGAAGTCGAAAAAACCTACTATGCATGGCTTGTACAAACCCCACAACTGCCTGAGGGTAGAATAGAATTACCGCTCGGACGTCATCCGACAGAGAGATTGAAAATGTGCGTTAGAAAAGACGGACGCAAAGCTATCACTACTTATAAGATTATCAAATCTATTTCCTCTCGCAAAAGTAGAAACTATTCATTAGCCGAAATCAAAATCGAAACAGGCAGAACTCACCAAATTCGTGTTCACTTTCAAAATATGGGTTGTCCTGTAGTAGGAGATATGCTCTATTCTAGAACCGGAAACGAATTTTCTAATTACGGTTTACTTTTATTTTCCCAAACAATTAAATTCAAACATCCTTTTAAACGAAAGATAATCGATATTACCCTTCCGTTTCCGGAACGATTTACTCGTTTCGAAAAGGAAGCCGAGTTTAGGTAG
- a CDS encoding OmpA family protein, translating to MNRQFIKTALVIGFLTLSLVNCGSSDKKDTPDPSNEKDKPAESKDRGVGANGSNEVKPAKTTDTNSNKDSLAMRAGEAAAKELFDKLNESVKSARYPDGESIQGFAYKKWEIPNKKDFVKWIKGSGAVLKKGLDELPASYQLEIAGHTDTVGPETPVGDKKGNMFYSEQRAKEVKQALVKIGFPETRIVTKAMGSSNPIPGIDGESGQNRRVTFQFLMGEAESTEKSDVPGAETDASK from the coding sequence ATGAATAGACAATTTATTAAAACTGCCTTGGTGATTGGATTTCTTACTCTTTCGTTGGTTAATTGCGGTTCTAGCGACAAAAAAGATACTCCTGATCCTTCTAACGAAAAAGACAAACCTGCTGAAAGCAAGGATAGAGGTGTTGGTGCTAACGGGTCAAACGAAGTTAAACCTGCCAAAACAACAGATACTAACAGTAATAAAGATTCTCTAGCTATGAGGGCTGGTGAAGCTGCTGCAAAAGAATTATTTGATAAACTAAATGAATCTGTAAAGTCAGCTCGTTATCCTGATGGAGAATCCATTCAAGGGTTTGCTTACAAAAAATGGGAAATCCCAAACAAAAAAGATTTTGTTAAATGGATTAAAGGCTCAGGAGCCGTTCTCAAAAAAGGTTTAGATGAACTACCTGCTAGTTACCAACTTGAAATTGCTGGACATACAGATACTGTTGGACCAGAAACTCCAGTTGGCGACAAAAAAGGAAATATGTTCTATTCTGAGCAAAGAGCTAAAGAAGTAAAACAAGCTCTTGTTAAGATTGGTTTTCCTGAAACTAGAATCGTAACTAAAGCTATGGGTTCTTCAAACCCAATTCCTGGTATTGATGGAGAAAGTGGACAAAATAGACGTGTTACTTTCCAGTTTTTAATGGGAGAAGCTGAGTCTACTGAAAAGTCTGATGTGCCTGGTGCAGAAACAGACGCTTCAAAATAA
- a CDS encoding Spx/MgsR family RNA polymerase-binding regulatory protein, whose amino-acid sequence MKVYEYKGCSTCRNALRFLDSKKILYSKIPIRETPPSISELKKALKFLGGDSKKLFNTSGQDYKALNLKEKLLSMTEEDKLTLLSQNGNLVKRPFVISSEFVLVGFKEEDWKKVIK is encoded by the coding sequence TTGAAAGTATATGAATACAAAGGCTGCTCTACTTGTAGAAATGCTTTACGTTTTTTAGATTCAAAAAAAATCCTGTATTCAAAAATTCCAATACGAGAAACTCCTCCGAGTATTTCAGAACTTAAAAAAGCCCTCAAATTTTTGGGTGGTGATTCAAAAAAACTTTTTAATACTTCTGGGCAAGATTATAAAGCTCTTAATTTAAAAGAAAAATTACTATCAATGACTGAAGAAGATAAGTTAACACTTCTAAGTCAAAATGGAAACCTTGTAAAAAGACCATTTGTTATTTCGTCTGAGTTTGTTTTGGTTGGGTTCAAAGAAGAAGACTGGAAAAAAGTAATTAAGTAA
- a CDS encoding threonylcarbamoyl-AMP synthase: MILQLHSQNPEIRVLKTISENLRNGSIYIFPTDTVYAIIADSKSKQGIEKLHELKNTDKHKPLSLLCPDISTASEYVESLPNDAFKLMKRITPGPFTFILKANKNIPRWAVVNTKVKTIGIRIPESIFLQELLKVHDDPITCTSVFTGDEYLTNIDDLEELYGNRVTGIIDGGIAKVETSTILDFTNDEMEIIREGKGFDRI; encoded by the coding sequence ATGATATTACAACTTCATTCTCAGAATCCAGAAATCAGAGTATTAAAAACTATTTCTGAAAATTTACGAAATGGCTCTATTTATATTTTTCCGACAGATACAGTGTATGCGATCATAGCTGATTCAAAGTCCAAACAGGGAATAGAAAAACTACACGAATTAAAAAATACAGATAAACATAAACCTTTATCCTTACTATGTCCTGATATATCTACTGCATCTGAATACGTAGAATCTCTCCCGAATGATGCATTTAAACTCATGAAAAGAATTACTCCCGGTCCTTTTACATTCATTTTGAAGGCAAATAAAAATATACCACGATGGGCAGTTGTAAATACGAAAGTAAAAACGATTGGGATTAGAATTCCTGAAAGTATTTTTTTGCAAGAATTATTAAAAGTTCACGATGACCCAATTACTTGTACATCTGTATTTACCGGAGACGAATATCTAACAAATATTGACGATTTAGAAGAATTATATGGAAATCGAGTCACTGGAATTATAGATGGTGGAATCGCTAAAGTGGAAACGTCTACAATTTTAGATTTTACAAACGATGAAATGGAAATAATTAGAGAGGGAAAAGGGTTCGATAGGATTTAA
- the maf gene encoding septum formation protein Maf, giving the protein MLILKSASPRRKQILGNLKLQFKVDPSHVDENALEAEIPLDYLKRVSIAKLDLKNANPDSLYIASDTIVVLDNQILGKPRNLMEGQEILSLLSGKTHSVYSGLAISKNSEVFYDFDETKVKFKVLTNAEIDRYLEDSKPFDKAGSYGIQDDGTPVIECIGSYTNVLGFPIRKFYKYFDLWKEYLHQNI; this is encoded by the coding sequence ATGTTAATTTTAAAGTCTGCATCTCCTCGTAGAAAACAAATCTTAGGTAATTTAAAACTGCAATTCAAAGTAGACCCGTCCCATGTAGACGAAAATGCTTTAGAGGCAGAAATTCCTTTAGATTATCTAAAAAGAGTGTCTATTGCAAAATTGGATTTAAAGAATGCAAACCCTGATAGTCTATATATTGCTTCTGATACGATTGTAGTTTTGGATAATCAAATTTTAGGCAAACCACGCAACCTTATGGAAGGTCAGGAAATTTTGTCTTTACTGTCGGGAAAAACTCATTCTGTATACTCAGGCCTTGCTATTTCGAAAAATTCGGAAGTATTTTATGATTTCGACGAAACAAAGGTAAAATTTAAGGTTTTAACGAATGCAGAAATTGATCGGTATTTGGAAGATTCAAAGCCATTTGATAAGGCAGGGTCTTATGGAATTCAGGACGATGGAACGCCTGTGATTGAATGTATTGGCTCTTATACAAATGTTTTGGGGTTTCCTATTCGGAAATTTTATAAATACTTTGATTTATGGAAAGAGTATTTACACCAAAATATCTAA
- a CDS encoding DNA polymerase III subunit delta — protein MTEKQAKKKEITEFKNFPEFLANFQTQKKLPQVYIYASTDSFEFDLITDLYRTELTSNGEPLEIVVYVAETGDFENLFSEMFNFSMFSSQKLLIIRSGSDFFKPILLAGKKEMYDSFRRNVVNLAEKVYVLLHYDAKDVPAKLSNLFENKYALLKSRNFYADERKPALDGILRTEKVSLDDAARDEFLHRIPPSTGTYIKAIRKLKLMLNKKEFNLEDIEEVLFNRAEFNPFQLVDLLFSNNKHEFFREFSKFKPGSDSTYIYLSLLTALLNRVDEVRKAKILLKRFRDENDTEFFKYLGMSSYSDGRKKYVKGRLRRETKLFTTTALDFLYALILDLNIKAKSSSVKDEGNFYITREFDKLFLILSSG, from the coding sequence ATGACAGAAAAACAAGCAAAAAAAAAGGAAATTACAGAATTTAAGAATTTTCCAGAATTTCTGGCAAATTTTCAAACTCAAAAAAAACTTCCGCAAGTTTATATCTATGCTTCAACTGATTCATTCGAGTTTGATTTAATTACTGATTTGTATAGAACAGAGCTTACTTCCAATGGGGAACCTTTAGAAATTGTGGTTTATGTAGCGGAAACGGGTGATTTCGAAAATCTTTTTTCGGAAATGTTTAATTTTAGTATGTTTTCTAGTCAAAAACTCCTAATTATTCGTTCAGGATCTGACTTTTTTAAACCAATTTTGCTGGCGGGAAAAAAAGAGATGTATGATAGCTTTCGGCGAAATGTTGTAAATCTTGCTGAAAAAGTATATGTTTTATTGCATTACGATGCAAAGGATGTTCCGGCAAAACTATCCAATCTTTTTGAAAATAAATATGCACTTCTTAAAAGCCGGAATTTTTATGCGGATGAAAGAAAACCTGCTCTAGATGGAATCTTGAGAACAGAAAAAGTAAGTTTAGATGATGCTGCCAGAGATGAGTTTCTGCACAGAATTCCACCGAGTACAGGAACATACATAAAAGCAATTCGCAAACTCAAACTCATGTTAAATAAAAAGGAATTTAACTTAGAGGATATTGAGGAAGTTCTGTTTAATCGAGCTGAATTTAATCCGTTTCAATTGGTAGATTTATTGTTTTCGAACAATAAACACGAATTTTTTCGAGAGTTTTCCAAGTTTAAACCAGGTTCAGATAGCACTTACATTTACTTATCTCTTCTCACTGCTCTCCTGAATCGAGTCGACGAAGTTCGTAAGGCAAAAATCCTACTAAAACGGTTTAGAGATGAAAATGATACAGAGTTTTTTAAATATTTAGGCATGTCATCTTACTCGGACGGACGAAAAAAATACGTAAAAGGAAGGCTGAGGCGCGAAACCAAACTATTTACGACCACGGCCCTCGATTTTTTATATGCATTGATTTTGGATTTGAATATAAAAGCAAAATCGAGCTCTGTTAAGGATGAGGGGAATTTTTATATTACCAGAGAATTCGATAAATTGTTCTTAATATTATCATCGGGTTGA
- a CDS encoding efflux RND transporter permease subunit, whose amino-acid sequence MIEKLIEFSIRKKYIVLFITLLISIIGIYSASKLSVDAVPDVTNVQVSAVTVSAGLSPMEVEQFITNPIELQLMGIPGATEIRSISRTGISSVTVVFEDNVNIWFARQLVTERLKVAEKEIPNEYGKPELSPVATALGDIYEFVLNSDRHSPMELRTYIDWELSKKIKSVPGVIEVNSIGGEAKEYQIIIDPRNLVMHNLTLSEVYDDIKSANTNTGGGYIIKGKEQVVIRGEGQFEGIDEIKRVAVRTASDGTPLLLGQIADVKIGPSLRFGIATKKQKEVVAATVIMLLGQNSRNVVENVKLKMAEIEATLPEGMKIEPFYDRSEFINRALSTIFINLTEGALLVLVTLIITLGTIKGGALVAMAIPVSMLVAVILMRQLDVVGNLMSLGALDFGLLVDGSIVMLESVMAGFVTKKYLFQKPMNKFEIAEVTESIILENCNRVGRAATFSVAIIMLVYLPLMALEGVEGRMIRPMAITVALALGAALLFSLTVFPASLAVVFQKPIFHKSHYWDYLEEKYKLLLDWAYHRKKQIYLGALGLVIFSLLLSTTLGSEFIPRIDEGELEMDVKRLPSTSIDYSRDLNMEIEKVLEDFDEIKSVVSRVGRGESAAEPLGTDETSIMIKLKDRSEWKKSKSREVLMLEIKDKVLQNIPSSYVSMSQPIENRVNSLLAGSKADIVVKVYGDDLEKLKKIGDEISATMKDINGTGDIRVQRVLGLPVLRVNANYDLMARYGVSASEILRTVEMLRVGTNAGKIFEGLKRFDLVLRLDLDIIKDIKQINNIPVMTITGKTIPLGQVADIELIESAASIQREALKRRLFVEVNIRGRDLVSYIEEAQQKTYNTIKDLPLGYEVKWGGQFENFTRAKNRLMLVVPIALAIIFGMLVLAFGNVFYAIGVFMVVPLAASGGILSLVLRGLPFSIPAGVGFIAVSGIAVLNGVVYASTLKDKLKEGLKLNKATRLAAIESLRPIITTELIAAIGFIPMALSNMAGAEVQRPLATVVIGGVIVATILSSILLPMTMQYLLNIAEHFNEKKLAKLEKTKTNLIALWDQGESE is encoded by the coding sequence ATGATAGAAAAACTAATCGAATTTTCGATTCGTAAAAAATATATTGTCCTATTTATAACACTTCTTATCTCAATCATTGGAATCTACAGTGCTTCAAAACTTTCCGTAGACGCTGTTCCTGACGTAACGAACGTCCAAGTTTCTGCTGTGACGGTCTCTGCCGGTTTATCTCCAATGGAAGTCGAACAATTTATTACGAATCCTATTGAATTACAACTAATGGGAATCCCTGGAGCAACAGAAATTCGTTCTATTTCTAGAACAGGGATAAGTAGTGTAACAGTTGTGTTTGAGGATAATGTAAATATTTGGTTTGCAAGACAATTAGTAACCGAACGATTGAAAGTTGCAGAAAAAGAAATTCCAAATGAATACGGCAAGCCAGAATTATCCCCTGTTGCAACTGCACTTGGTGATATCTATGAATTTGTTTTAAACTCAGATAGGCATAGCCCTATGGAACTCCGAACTTATATAGATTGGGAACTTTCAAAAAAAATAAAATCTGTCCCTGGTGTGATTGAAGTAAATTCTATAGGTGGAGAAGCTAAAGAATATCAAATTATTATAGATCCAAGAAACTTAGTAATGCATAACCTAACGTTGTCGGAAGTTTATGATGATATTAAATCTGCTAATACAAATACAGGCGGTGGGTATATCATCAAAGGAAAAGAACAAGTGGTGATTCGGGGAGAAGGTCAGTTTGAGGGTATTGATGAAATTAAAAGAGTTGCAGTAAGAACTGCCTCAGATGGAACACCTTTACTTCTAGGACAAATTGCAGATGTAAAAATAGGTCCGTCTCTACGTTTTGGAATTGCTACTAAAAAACAAAAAGAAGTGGTAGCGGCTACTGTCATTATGCTCCTAGGGCAGAACTCTAGAAATGTAGTTGAAAACGTTAAATTAAAAATGGCTGAAATAGAAGCTACCCTCCCAGAGGGAATGAAAATAGAGCCATTTTATGACCGATCCGAGTTTATCAATCGAGCATTGTCTACCATTTTTATTAATCTAACAGAGGGTGCACTTCTTGTTTTAGTTACTTTAATTATTACTCTTGGAACCATCAAAGGCGGAGCGCTCGTTGCGATGGCAATTCCTGTATCCATGTTAGTTGCGGTTATACTAATGAGACAACTAGATGTAGTTGGAAATTTAATGAGTTTAGGTGCACTCGATTTTGGACTCTTGGTAGATGGTTCTATCGTTATGCTAGAATCAGTTATGGCAGGATTTGTAACTAAAAAATACTTGTTTCAGAAACCGATGAATAAGTTTGAAATTGCAGAAGTCACGGAAAGTATTATTTTAGAAAATTGTAATCGAGTAGGAAGAGCAGCTACATTTTCAGTTGCGATTATCATGTTAGTTTATTTGCCCCTTATGGCACTGGAAGGAGTGGAAGGGAGAATGATTCGCCCAATGGCGATTACCGTTGCGTTGGCTCTAGGAGCCGCTTTATTGTTTTCTTTAACTGTTTTTCCAGCTAGTCTTGCTGTTGTATTCCAAAAACCTATTTTTCATAAAAGCCATTATTGGGACTACTTAGAGGAAAAGTATAAATTACTCTTAGATTGGGCTTATCATAGAAAAAAGCAAATTTATCTAGGAGCACTAGGATTAGTAATTTTTTCATTATTACTCTCAACAACTTTGGGATCTGAATTTATACCTAGGATTGATGAAGGAGAATTGGAAATGGACGTTAAACGCCTTCCTTCTACTTCGATTGATTATTCTAGAGATCTGAATATGGAGATTGAAAAAGTATTAGAAGACTTTGACGAAATTAAAAGCGTAGTCTCTCGTGTAGGAAGAGGAGAGTCTGCCGCCGAACCTCTTGGGACTGATGAAACTAGTATTATGATAAAACTAAAAGATAGAAGTGAATGGAAAAAGTCAAAGTCTAGAGAAGTATTAATGCTGGAAATTAAAGACAAAGTTTTACAGAATATTCCTTCTAGTTATGTCAGTATGTCCCAACCCATTGAAAATAGGGTTAACTCACTATTAGCTGGTTCAAAAGCAGATATAGTCGTAAAAGTTTACGGAGATGATTTAGAAAAACTAAAAAAAATTGGGGATGAAATATCGGCCACAATGAAAGATATTAATGGAACTGGTGATATACGAGTTCAACGTGTCTTAGGACTTCCTGTTCTTCGTGTAAATGCTAATTATGATTTAATGGCTAGGTATGGAGTATCTGCGTCTGAAATATTACGAACTGTTGAAATGTTACGTGTTGGAACTAACGCAGGAAAAATTTTCGAAGGTCTTAAACGATTTGATCTGGTACTTCGTCTTGATTTAGATATTATCAAAGATATAAAGCAAATCAATAATATTCCAGTAATGACTATCACTGGTAAAACTATTCCCCTCGGTCAAGTTGCAGATATTGAACTTATTGAATCAGCTGCCTCTATTCAAAGAGAAGCCTTAAAGAGACGACTTTTTGTGGAAGTTAATATTAGAGGTCGGGATTTGGTTAGTTACATTGAAGAAGCTCAACAAAAAACCTATAATACTATTAAAGACTTACCACTAGGTTATGAAGTAAAATGGGGTGGACAGTTTGAAAATTTTACAAGAGCAAAAAATAGACTAATGCTTGTTGTTCCCATTGCCCTTGCAATTATATTTGGAATGTTAGTTCTCGCTTTCGGAAATGTTTTTTATGCAATAGGTGTATTTATGGTAGTTCCACTTGCCGCTTCCGGTGGAATCTTGAGCTTAGTCCTTAGAGGTTTACCATTTAGTATTCCTGCTGGTGTTGGGTTTATAGCTGTTAGTGGAATCGCTGTATTAAATGGAGTTGTGTATGCTTCGACTTTAAAAGATAAACTAAAGGAAGGATTGAAACTTAATAAGGCAACTAGACTCGCTGCAATAGAATCGTTACGGCCTATCATTACTACTGAATTGATTGCGGCTATCGGCTTTATACCGATGGCTCTTTCAAATATGGCCGGTGCTGAAGTTCAACGTCCATTAGCCACCGTTGTTATTGGTGGAGTTATCGTTGCAACAATTCTTTCAAGTATTCTTCTTCCTATGACCATGCAGTATCTTTTGAATATAGCGGAACATTTTAATGAAAAGAAATTAGCTAAGCTTGAAAAAACAAAAACTAATCTAATCGCACTCTGGGATCAAGGAGAAAGTGAATAA
- a CDS encoding glycosyltransferase family 2 protein: protein MKEFLVIIPVYNEKATVYDVALRTITACLDFADILFVNDGSSDGTDIILNEIQKAHPYLFVIHKKNGGYGSSLIYGFEFGIQKNYPYLITMDCDEQHQPKDLQRFANHNRKIDIVSGSRYAPKSRSIGIVPPEDRVEINRRITTAINKKYGWYITDAFCGFKRYTTSTLKNFTFTEYGYAFPMEFWAYSKKNNLSLAEIAVDKIYITDDRSFGEDLDKKRKRYKYYLEAWRNAERKLELDFKS, encoded by the coding sequence ATGAAAGAATTCCTAGTTATCATTCCCGTTTACAATGAAAAGGCAACAGTTTACGACGTCGCCTTACGCACAATAACCGCATGTCTGGATTTTGCGGACATCCTTTTTGTAAATGATGGATCGAGTGACGGAACAGACATTATCCTAAATGAAATTCAAAAGGCACATCCTTATCTATTTGTAATTCACAAAAAAAATGGGGGTTATGGTTCGAGTTTGATTTACGGGTTTGAATTCGGAATTCAAAAGAACTATCCCTATTTAATCACAATGGACTGTGACGAACAACACCAACCCAAAGACTTACAGCGATTTGCCAACCACAATCGAAAAATCGATATAGTGAGCGGAAGCCGATATGCGCCAAAGTCAAGGTCAATTGGAATCGTTCCGCCGGAAGACAGAGTAGAGATTAACAGACGTATAACAACAGCTATAAATAAAAAATATGGTTGGTACATTACGGATGCCTTTTGCGGCTTCAAACGATATACCACATCTACGTTAAAGAATTTTACATTCACCGAATACGGTTATGCTTTCCCCATGGAATTCTGGGCTTATTCAAAAAAAAACAATCTCAGTCTCGCAGAAATTGCAGTGGATAAAATCTATATAACCGATGACAGAAGTTTTGGTGAAGACTTAGATAAAAAAAGAAAACGTTATAAATACTACCTCGAAGCATGGCGAAATGCAGAGAGAAAATTGGAACTAGACTTTAAATCTTAA